The sequence AGGGGAAGTCGCCAAGAATGTCCCCAAAGAGATTCAGCAGAAATACCCTCAAATACCTTGGAAAGAAATTGCTGGAATGAGAGATAGACTTATTCATGCTTACTTTGGAGTTGATCTAGAGATCGTCTGGTTACCGAAGTTAGAATCCGAGTTATCAAGAGGGAGGGCTAAAAATGAGAGTTCTTGCTTCCACACCTGCTAAAATTATCCTCTTTGGAGAGCACAGCGTAGTTTACGGAAAACCTGCAATAGCCGCGGCTATTGACTTGAGGACATATGTAAAAGCGGAGTTTAACGAAAACGGGAGAATTAGAATAGAAGCGAAAGACATCAGGACTCCAGGCTTGACGGTCTCGTTTTCTGAAGCCTTGGTGTCTCAACAAAAAGCTTGAGTGATTTGGTNTATGCTTCAAGAGAAGCTGGAGCTCTTGGGGCAAAGATAACAGGTGCCGGAGGGGGAGGATGTATGTACGCCTTGGCTCCAGGAAAGCAGACCGAGGTTGCAACGGCCATAAAGATAGCGGGCGGAGTACCAATGATAACAAAAATAAGCAGAGAAGGACTAAGAATCGAGGATGTTATATAATAATGTTTGTTTTTGTTCATTCTTTTTACTCTGGTTTCTTTTGGCTAATAGGTTCTGGGGATACGACTAAAAGATAAAATCAACTACAATTAGTAAAAGAAAATATTTATAAGTCTTGAAGTCAAAAATATTATTGCAATATTTGGTAGGAGGTGTAAGCATGAAAAAACTGCTTGCACTACTTATTGGATTGTTCTTGCTGGTAGCTACGGCGAATAACTTTATCTCTGCTGAAAGCCCTAAAGAAAGATTAGACAAGCAAATATTAGTTATTCTCGACAGCCAAGCAACTCTAATAGTCAAAGACTTTGAAGAAAGACTGTGTAAAATGTCTGATGAGGAAATGCTTAAGGATGGTCTGACAAAAGAAGAAATCAAAAAAGTAAAGATTTTCTGTAGTCTACCGAAAGAAAGGAAGAAGGAAATAATTCTCAACAAATTAATAACAGCAGAGATAGAAAGAAAGAGAATTTGTCTCCTAAGCAAATTCATAACAAGCCAGGTTAGTCCAATGTCTTCAAGTGGCACGTATTCCTGTGATTATCAGCTCCCTCGTAGAGTAATCCATGCTACAGGTATACCAACGCACTCAAAACTTGGAGCAATTCCCTGCTCATGGACAGATCCAACTCCACAGTTGTGTAAAGAAGAAGGTGAGATAGCATGTTTATGGGGATGTACTAATGCAGATCCTAAACTAGGATGGAAAAAGAGAGCATTTAACACTTTAAATGATTTTGTTGAGGAAGTCACAAGTAAAGGATACCACAAAACGGCAAAGTATGCTGCGTATGGATCATATGGATATGATTATACGAGAGGAATAGGATATGGATACAGATATGAATCTTGGTGGAATAAAAACACAAAAATGGGATACAGTGAAGGACCAGAGCCAAATCCAGAGGCTAATTGGTACGGTTTTAGTCATGGCTTTTGGCCTGAGTTGACATTTTTATGGCATGATACCTGCTGATGGTGGAGAAAATGAGACTTAAATTTGTTTTTGTATTTTTCTTTTTGACCTTGGATATATTATTCTTCATCTTGCATGTTCCTTTTTGGAATCAAAGGGGAGAGGAATTTCCTGCTGAATCTGTAAAATTTGAAGCTATAAATCTTCACTCTATTAAGGACAAGGATAATATAATCCTTATTTATAGAATGGTCGAATACTCAGGTAGCAAATTGATAGACAATTCAACTTGCCTGTTTAGGATTTACAGGAATGGGACTACAATTGTTATCAAAGAATACGTCCAAACTGAGTGGCGGGAACAGAGCTATTCATATTTTAAAGGTGAAGGA comes from Thermococcus litoralis DSM 5473 and encodes:
- a CDS encoding HepT-like ribonuclease domain-containing protein, whose product is MKKLETDSDVDLCIHHNSSKRKAFQFKMGMIGEVAKNVPKEIQQKYPQIPWKEIAGMRDRLIHAYFGVDLEIVWLPKLESELSRGRAKNESSCFHTC